The Bifidobacterium bifidum ATCC 29521 = JCM 1255 = DSM 20456 region CTCAGCGACTCGCCCGGCCCGTTATGCACGGGAACCTGCTCGCCGTCCGGCAGCGTCTCCGTCCAGTCACCTTCCATTGTGGGGCTCAGCGCATCGGGGCCATCATTCCATAGCTCCCAAGAGCCGCCGTGCAATTGCGCGATGGTCTGACGGGTACGGCCCTCCGCCCGGCCGTAATCCCATTCCGCGAGCGCCGGCAGCGTACGCGGAGCGAACCCGGCGAGGCTTGCCGTCTGCTGGGCCCTCTTCAGCGGGCTGGCGTACACGCAGTTCTCGCCGAATCCCTGCGGAAACGCCGTCTGAATCCGGGTGCCGGCATCGCGGGCCTGTCGCTCGCCTTCGGCGGTAAGAGGAATATCGGTGCGCCCGGTATGCTGCCCGGACTCACTCCACACAGTCTGCCCGTGTCGGAGCAGAACCAGTCGCCCTGCCGTAGCCGCGTTGCCACCTGTCGTTTGAGTCATATGCAGTACTGTACTCAACCTGCAGCATATTCGCATGCCGAGGCCTATACGCGATGCGTCTCCACCTCGCAAAATAATGGTGACATGACAGAATTTCAGGATGGACCGGGCAACGGCGGATCGGGCCTCGACGGTTCAAGCACCGATCGGATCATCGAAGGCTTCGCCCGAATCAACGAGAAAGTGGATGCCATGCGTAATCAGCGTCTGAACGACCCCGACTCCCTCGGCGATAAGGCCGTCAAATTCGCGCTGCCGTCCATCGCGGGATTCGTGGCCGGCAAGCTGTTCACTCTGGCGTGGAACAAGTTCGTCGCCCGCAAGCGTCCATCCGATGGCACGGGCGAGCTGGGGGACGGAGTCGTGGACCAGCAGGAGAGCCTGTTCATGAGCATCCTGTTCGCCGCATTGTCCGCCGCCGTGGGAGCCGCGGTCTCGCAGCTCTCCGATCGCGGCTCCAAAGCCCTCGTCGCTCGCCGTCACCGTCGCCAATCCGACTGATAATCACTTGGCGTCGTCCAGCGCATTGTCGCCGTGCATCTTCTATGCGCATCAGCCCGTTTTGCGTCTTTATGTGCGCGCCGAAACGACAAGTGCGCGAACATAGGAACGCAAATGACCCTGTTTGCGTACCTAAGTGCGCACGGTCGTCGTTTCGGCGCGCACTTAAAGACGTTCTGGGGCGCCAGCATTACCGACGTGTTCCCCGTCAGCGCAAATGGGTGGCTCTTGGGGCGTCTCTTTGCGACAATGACAGCATGGTTACCAACAGCACTATCGAGACGCTGCTCAATCGCAGGTCCATCCGCAAATTCGTTGCCGAGCCCTTCGACGATGATACCGTCGCCACGCTGGAGACCGTGGCCCAGCACGCCGCTTCCAGCCAGTATCTGAACGACTGGTCGGCTGTCCGTGTCAAGGATCCGGCGCTTAAGAGGCGCATGTCCGAGATCGGCAGGCAGCCGTATATCGCCGAAGCACCGCTGCTGTATGTGTTCGTCGCGGACG contains the following coding sequences:
- a CDS encoding histidine phosphatase family protein, with product MTQTTGGNAATAGRLVLLRHGQTVWSESGQHTGRTDIPLTAEGERQARDAGTRIQTAFPQGFGENCVYASPLKRAQQTASLAGFAPRTLPALAEWDYGRAEGRTRQTIAQLHGGSWELWNDGPDALSPTMEGDWTETLPDGEQVPVHNGPGESLSDVYDRVQQAIDQAVPLMESGHSVLFVAHAHVLRILTARWLGVDPHFARLLRLDTAHYSILSVYKGDRVIERWNC
- a CDS encoding DUF4235 domain-containing protein; this translates as MTEFQDGPGNGGSGLDGSSTDRIIEGFARINEKVDAMRNQRLNDPDSLGDKAVKFALPSIAGFVAGKLFTLAWNKFVARKRPSDGTGELGDGVVDQQESLFMSILFAALSAAVGAAVSQLSDRGSKALVARRHRRQSD